A single window of Rubripirellula lacrimiformis DNA harbors:
- a CDS encoding Gfo/Idh/MocA family protein gives MRAGIVGVGFMGWIHYLAYQRSQNAEVVAFCSSNPAKRAGDWRSIQGNFGPPGEQIDVSGLSVYESMEGMLADESIDVIDICLPPAMHDQAIRACLDAGKRCLCEKPLALDAATAARVASDAGPQSLAVAHILPLIPEFKILVDAAEDGRYGKPITGRFKRTIGPPDWLPDFYDPAKVGGPLVDLHVHDAHLIRLLFGMPTAAHCVSRKKNGVPKFYETVFDFADDDKVVSCGGGVIDSPARGFTHGYEVSFEQATIQFEFAGYADGSTALIPVTIMHNDGRVERPEFDGGDPVEAFVHEIDAVARWINQGEVSPFLDPKIAADALAICEMQQPK, from the coding sequence ATGCGAGCGGGAATTGTCGGCGTCGGCTTCATGGGCTGGATCCACTACTTAGCTTATCAGCGAAGCCAAAACGCCGAAGTGGTCGCGTTTTGTTCCAGCAACCCGGCCAAGCGAGCGGGGGATTGGCGAAGCATCCAGGGCAACTTTGGGCCGCCCGGCGAACAAATCGATGTCTCGGGATTATCCGTCTACGAATCGATGGAAGGCATGTTGGCGGATGAATCGATCGACGTGATCGACATCTGTCTGCCACCGGCGATGCATGACCAAGCCATTCGGGCATGTTTGGACGCTGGCAAACGCTGCCTGTGCGAAAAACCATTGGCGTTGGATGCGGCAACCGCTGCCCGTGTTGCCAGCGACGCAGGGCCGCAATCCTTGGCCGTCGCCCATATCCTGCCCTTGATACCGGAATTCAAAATTTTGGTCGATGCGGCCGAAGATGGTCGCTACGGCAAGCCGATCACAGGACGATTCAAGCGAACGATTGGCCCGCCCGATTGGCTGCCCGATTTTTACGATCCAGCCAAAGTGGGTGGCCCGTTGGTGGACCTGCACGTCCACGATGCGCACTTGATCCGTTTGCTGTTTGGCATGCCGACCGCCGCGCACTGTGTCAGCCGAAAAAAGAACGGCGTGCCAAAGTTTTACGAGACCGTTTTCGATTTTGCCGACGATGACAAAGTGGTGTCATGTGGCGGCGGAGTGATCGATTCGCCTGCACGTGGGTTCACACATGGGTACGAGGTCAGTTTCGAACAGGCGACGATCCAGTTCGAATTCGCTGGCTATGCCGATGGTTCCACGGCACTGATCCCCGTGACGATCATGCACAACGATGGCCGTGTCGAGCGACCGGAATTCGACGGTGGCGATCCCGTGGAAGCCTTTGTCCACGAAATCGACGCCGTCGCACGATGGATCAACCAAGGCGAAGTGTCGCCTTTCCTAGACCCCAAGATCGCAGCCGATGCACTAGCGATCTGCGAGATGCAGCAGCCCAAGTAG
- a CDS encoding transporter, with translation MKFAWRVAIGITCLLPISQAVQADNFDALRSRADKHAPASLMGDHLHDPGEWMVEYKYMNMYMEDNRAGSRTLSDAESIAFGASSNPVTNRAATPTQMTHEMHMLHIMRGVTDDITVYTMLMLPSITMDHQRRMDGSSFTTHNSGFGDTTFGALLRLYSDVNDDLILNVAASVPTGDIFRTSTIPSRGATDQALPYPMRLGSGTFNAKPGITWKHYRDTGSFGLQFQTNLPVGRNYRDYAVSDEFRLNTWYSHLLSDNFSTSVRLENLWRTNYDGADPAANDMMISTNVEGFRGGYSLNLGIGFSALIKKHLLNVEFVPTLYQDLDGIQLETDWQVAASWSRSF, from the coding sequence ATGAAGTTTGCATGGCGGGTTGCGATTGGCATCACATGTTTGCTTCCGATTTCCCAAGCGGTCCAAGCGGACAACTTCGATGCCCTTCGATCTCGCGCCGACAAGCACGCACCTGCGTCGCTGATGGGTGACCATCTTCACGATCCCGGTGAATGGATGGTCGAGTACAAGTACATGAACATGTACATGGAAGACAACCGAGCCGGATCGCGGACACTCAGTGATGCGGAATCCATTGCCTTCGGTGCCTCGTCCAACCCGGTCACCAACCGAGCAGCAACACCGACTCAGATGACGCACGAAATGCACATGTTGCATATCATGCGGGGTGTGACCGACGACATCACGGTCTACACCATGCTGATGCTTCCCAGCATCACCATGGATCACCAACGCAGAATGGACGGATCATCGTTCACGACGCACAACAGCGGGTTCGGCGACACGACCTTTGGCGCCCTGCTGCGGCTGTATAGCGACGTCAATGACGACTTGATCTTGAATGTCGCGGCTTCGGTTCCGACGGGCGACATCTTTCGCACATCCACCATTCCATCGCGTGGAGCGACCGATCAAGCGCTGCCGTATCCGATGCGTCTGGGGTCGGGGACGTTCAACGCGAAACCGGGAATCACCTGGAAACACTACAGGGACACGGGATCCTTCGGGCTTCAGTTCCAAACCAATCTGCCGGTTGGACGCAACTATCGTGACTATGCGGTCAGCGACGAGTTTCGCCTGAACACCTGGTACAGCCACCTGCTGAGCGACAACTTCTCGACGAGCGTTCGCCTCGAAAACTTGTGGCGGACGAACTACGACGGAGCCGATCCAGCCGCCAACGACATGATGATCAGTACCAATGTCGAAGGATTTCGTGGCGGTTATTCGTTGAACTTGGGAATCGGGTTCTCGGCGCTGATCAAGAAGCACCTGTTGAACGTCGAGTTTGTTCCCACCCTGTACCAAGACCTGGACGGGATCCAGCTGGAAACCGATTGGCAAGTCGCAGCTAGCTGGTCAAGATCGTTCTAG
- the rnc gene encoding ribonuclease III, giving the protein MNSTDLPPPENETPIQLVDGTGEADGTDQASKLVRCQEIIEYQFNDPSLLHSALTHASGAVHRLASNERLEFLGDAILGLTVCHWLYEEYPEYNEGDLTRIKSAVVSRRSCGKAAVELGLDRCLIVGRGVTRNRSFPRSLVSDVFESVIAAMYLDGGDEVVRVRLKKWLRREVEHAVETQGSSNFKSSLQQYAQREMSSTPVYRLVRESGPDHRKSFLIAAVIADRQFTAAWGSNKKDAEQHAASNALAELRGQPLPFPEQE; this is encoded by the coding sequence ATGAACTCTACCGATCTGCCACCCCCAGAAAACGAAACTCCCATCCAACTGGTCGACGGAACCGGCGAAGCCGATGGCACCGACCAAGCATCGAAATTAGTCCGCTGCCAAGAAATCATTGAATACCAGTTCAATGACCCATCGCTGTTGCACTCAGCCCTGACCCATGCGTCAGGTGCGGTCCACCGCTTGGCGAGCAACGAACGTTTGGAATTTCTGGGCGACGCCATCCTGGGGTTAACCGTCTGCCACTGGTTGTACGAAGAGTACCCCGAGTACAACGAAGGCGATCTGACGCGGATCAAATCGGCCGTGGTTAGCCGTCGATCTTGTGGGAAAGCCGCCGTCGAATTGGGGCTGGACCGATGCTTGATCGTTGGCCGCGGCGTGACTCGAAATCGCAGCTTTCCACGATCCTTGGTCAGCGACGTTTTCGAATCCGTCATCGCGGCGATGTACCTCGATGGTGGCGACGAGGTTGTCCGCGTCCGGCTCAAGAAATGGTTGCGACGCGAGGTCGAACATGCGGTCGAGACTCAGGGATCCAGCAACTTCAAGTCATCGCTGCAACAGTACGCTCAGCGAGAAATGTCCAGCACTCCGGTGTACCGCCTGGTTCGCGAATCGGGCCCCGATCACCGCAAATCATTCCTGATCGCAGCAGTCATCGCCGATCGTCAGTTCACCGCCGCTTGGGGATCGAACAAGAAGGACGCTGAACAACACGCCGCATCGAACGCCCTGGCCGAACTGCGCGGGCAACCACTGCCCTTCCCCGAACAAGAATGA
- a CDS encoding outer membrane protein assembly factor BamB family protein, with product MALPLLADTWPSWRGGEGNNHAAENTDVPIRWNLDSGESIAWKTPIPGRGHSTPIIVDEGIFLTTADAKSKTQSLIKLDRQSGRVVDQWVLHRNTLPAQIHNNNSYASPTPAFDGEDLFVSFHTDDAIWLTKITTTGRVIWQKKVADFKPVRFQFGYGASPLVDDDLVIVAAEYDGPDSGLYALDTRTGKRVWKIDRPSNLNFATPIIGTVAGQRQLLIGGAGMFTSYDPTSGRLLWSVDTTTEAVCGTVVWDGRRVMISGGNPASGTWCVAGDGSKTELWSNRVKCYEQSLLTIPNYVFAVADNGVAYCWRTVDGKEMWKQRLFGGGISASPMLVGNHIYIATEDGDVFVIAASPDRFQPLAEIKTGDSIFATPVAVDDRLYLRTGIGHGENRQEYLVAIGRMSP from the coding sequence ATGGCCTTACCTCTGTTGGCTGACACCTGGCCCAGTTGGCGAGGCGGCGAAGGAAACAATCACGCGGCCGAAAACACCGATGTGCCGATTCGCTGGAATCTGGATTCCGGCGAAAGCATCGCTTGGAAAACCCCCATCCCGGGACGCGGGCATTCGACGCCGATCATCGTGGACGAGGGCATCTTTCTGACCACGGCTGACGCGAAGTCCAAAACGCAGTCGCTGATCAAATTGGATCGACAAAGCGGTCGGGTGGTGGACCAATGGGTGCTGCACCGCAACACGTTGCCGGCACAGATCCACAACAACAATTCGTACGCTTCGCCAACGCCGGCGTTCGATGGCGAAGACCTGTTCGTATCCTTTCACACCGACGACGCGATCTGGTTGACCAAAATCACCACCACCGGGCGAGTGATTTGGCAGAAGAAGGTCGCTGACTTCAAGCCCGTCCGTTTTCAGTTCGGCTACGGTGCCAGCCCGTTGGTCGATGATGACCTGGTGATCGTGGCGGCCGAATACGATGGCCCCGACAGCGGGCTGTACGCGCTGGACACTCGCACCGGCAAACGAGTCTGGAAGATTGACCGGCCCAGCAATCTGAATTTTGCGACGCCCATCATCGGCACCGTTGCCGGTCAACGCCAACTCCTGATCGGCGGCGCCGGCATGTTCACTTCCTATGATCCCACCAGCGGACGTCTGCTGTGGTCGGTCGACACCACCACCGAAGCCGTTTGTGGCACTGTGGTTTGGGATGGCCGCCGGGTGATGATCAGCGGTGGAAACCCTGCATCGGGCACGTGGTGCGTGGCTGGCGATGGATCCAAAACCGAGCTCTGGAGCAACCGCGTCAAATGCTACGAACAATCCCTGCTGACGATCCCCAACTATGTTTTTGCGGTCGCTGACAACGGAGTCGCCTACTGTTGGCGCACCGTCGATGGCAAAGAAATGTGGAAACAACGATTGTTCGGTGGCGGCATCAGCGCATCCCCGATGCTGGTCGGAAACCATATCTACATCGCCACCGAAGACGGCGATGTCTTTGTGATCGCGGCATCCCCGGATCGATTTCAACCTTTGGCCGAAATCAAAACCGGCGACTCGATCTTTGCCACCCCGGTGGCCGTGGACGATCGGCTGTACCTACGAACGGGGATCGGACATGGCGAGAATCGTCAGGAATACCTGGTCGCGATCGGTCGAATGTCTCCCTGA